One window of Streptomyces sp. NBC_00273 genomic DNA carries:
- a CDS encoding SDR family oxidoreductase: MTDEIRRGLPAPPALGAAALPSGTFEGQVVLVTGGGTGLGKAIAAEFARLGADLVIASRRAEQLKAAREELAAVPGAGRVTAAVCDIRDPERVAEVFDAAQAAFGLPDVLVNNAAANFPSPAEDLSPNAWRAVVDITLTGTWLMTREFGRRHLAAGTGGSIVNIGASYAWTGGPGFAHSAAAKAGVKSLVETLAVEWGPYGIQINGLVPGLVPHADMTADIRGGLERAAPDARDARQPALRVGAPRELGWAATFLASPYARFITGHTLVVDGANWQRRSVVNPEVVPVRTQLGRGPFTPSP, translated from the coding sequence ATGACGGACGAGATCCGGCGCGGGCTGCCCGCGCCACCGGCGCTCGGCGCCGCCGCCCTGCCCTCCGGGACCTTCGAGGGCCAGGTGGTCCTCGTGACCGGCGGCGGCACCGGGCTGGGCAAGGCCATCGCCGCCGAGTTCGCCCGGCTCGGCGCCGATCTGGTGATCGCGAGCCGGCGCGCCGAGCAGCTCAAGGCGGCGCGCGAGGAGTTGGCGGCCGTTCCCGGCGCGGGCCGGGTGACGGCCGCCGTCTGCGACATCAGGGATCCCGAGCGGGTCGCCGAGGTCTTCGACGCCGCGCAGGCGGCCTTCGGCCTGCCGGACGTGTTGGTCAACAACGCGGCCGCGAACTTCCCCTCCCCCGCGGAGGACCTCTCGCCGAACGCCTGGCGGGCGGTCGTCGACATCACGCTGACGGGGACCTGGCTGATGACCCGCGAGTTCGGCCGCCGCCACCTCGCCGCGGGCACCGGCGGCTCGATCGTGAACATCGGCGCCTCGTACGCCTGGACGGGCGGGCCGGGCTTCGCCCACAGCGCCGCGGCCAAGGCCGGGGTGAAGAGCTTGGTGGAGACGCTCGCCGTCGAGTGGGGCCCGTACGGCATCCAGATCAACGGGCTCGTCCCCGGGCTCGTCCCGCACGCCGACATGACCGCGGACATCCGGGGCGGCCTGGAGCGCGCCGCGCCCGACGCGAGGGACGCCCGCCAACCCGCCCTGCGGGTCGGCGCGCCGCGCGAACTGGGTTGGGCGGCCACCTTCCTGGCCTCGCCGTACGCCCGGTTCATCACCGGGCACACGCTGGTGGTGGACGGCGCGAACTGGCAGCGCCGGTCGGTGGTCAACCCCGAGGTGGTACCGGTCCGCACGCAGTTGGGTCGCGGCCCCTTCACCCCCTCCCCCTGA